Proteins encoded together in one Flavobacteriales bacterium window:
- a CDS encoding T9SS type A sorting domain-containing protein, whose amino-acid sequence MRAFLISCLLEPCMTMAQSWCPPGAQWNYEDMSIGFYGHYHRAYIGDTVFLGHPAQRIRTTGMRASILDQDTVWIDEVLYTTVQDDILMVPAWSPNGTAWDTLLRFDAVPGDRWFFPNHGLYCAGAIGNTGIIQVNDTGTVLVDGVPIRRWQYMVDLGNGVPVFGGEWYYERIGFIYGMVPYPFCGWTIDAGENFRCYWDGEITFTNPQLPGGTTWCDVALSTSGAQLDHGIGIFPNPGSEQLTVALPERAHAFTMLDPVGRMIAAGSGLSGSTTLSTAHLAPGQYLIRIESADGMRITLRWVKE is encoded by the coding sequence ATGCGCGCATTTCTGATTTCTTGCTTGCTGGAGCCGTGCATGACCATGGCCCAGAGCTGGTGCCCGCCCGGCGCCCAATGGAATTACGAGGACATGTCCATCGGCTTCTACGGCCATTACCACAGGGCCTACATCGGAGATACCGTGTTCTTGGGTCATCCTGCCCAGCGCATCCGCACCACAGGCATGCGTGCGAGCATCCTTGATCAGGACACCGTGTGGATAGATGAGGTCCTCTATACCACGGTGCAAGACGACATCTTGATGGTGCCCGCATGGAGCCCGAATGGCACGGCTTGGGACACCTTGTTGCGCTTCGATGCCGTGCCCGGCGATCGCTGGTTCTTCCCGAATCATGGCCTGTACTGCGCAGGAGCCATCGGAAACACCGGGATCATTCAGGTCAACGATACGGGCACAGTGCTCGTTGATGGTGTTCCGATCAGGCGCTGGCAGTACATGGTTGATCTTGGGAATGGTGTCCCGGTCTTCGGCGGTGAATGGTATTACGAACGGATTGGCTTCATTTATGGCATGGTGCCTTACCCGTTCTGCGGTTGGACCATCGACGCTGGTGAGAACTTCCGCTGCTATTGGGATGGCGAGATCACCTTCACGAACCCCCAATTACCCGGCGGCACGACTTGGTGCGATGTGGCGTTGAGTACATCCGGCGCACAGCTCGACCATGGGATCGGCATCTTCCCGAACCCGGGCTCGGAGCAGCTCACGGTCGCGCTTCCTGAACGAGCGCACGCGTTCACGATGCTCGATCCTGTGGGGCGCATGATTGCAGCCGGATCGGGACTGAGCGGTTCCACCACCTTGAGCACCGCGCATCTCGCGCCGGGTCAGTACTTGATCCGCATCGAGTCAGCTGATGGAATGCGCATCACCCTGCGCTGGGTGAAGGAGTGA
- a CDS encoding DUF2807 domain-containing protein yields the protein MKRLLPFLFIVLASCQRDQWDDCVTSTGAVQVEGRAVPAFSSIEIDDRIDLVLGSRATGSVAVEGGANLIGQVVTEVKDGTLRIRNDMRCRWVRSFKPRITVHAPVEGICRITLRGTGDISCADTLRCAALLLEQWGAEGTAALKVDVDRLDIALHTGAGDALITGACNEANLYSGIMAPIDASGLRASTVRVNNSSVANVRCWAVNELDAQVRSVGDVFYKGDPASIQSVITGSGRLIAE from the coding sequence TTGAAGCGCCTCCTCCCTTTCCTCTTCATCGTGCTCGCAAGCTGCCAGCGCGATCAATGGGACGATTGCGTGACGAGCACAGGCGCCGTGCAAGTTGAAGGCCGCGCCGTCCCAGCCTTCAGCTCGATCGAGATCGACGACCGCATCGACCTCGTGCTCGGATCGCGCGCCACAGGCAGCGTGGCGGTGGAAGGCGGTGCCAACCTCATCGGCCAAGTGGTCACTGAAGTCAAGGACGGCACCCTGCGCATCCGCAACGACATGCGCTGCCGATGGGTGCGCAGCTTCAAGCCGCGCATCACGGTGCATGCACCCGTGGAAGGCATCTGTCGCATCACCCTGCGCGGCACCGGCGACATCAGCTGCGCCGATACGCTGCGCTGCGCCGCGCTCCTACTGGAGCAATGGGGCGCTGAAGGCACCGCCGCGCTGAAAGTCGATGTTGACCGCCTCGACATCGCGCTGCACACCGGCGCCGGCGATGCGCTCATCACTGGCGCCTGCAACGAAGCGAACCTCTACAGCGGCATCATGGCGCCCATCGATGCGAGCGGGCTTCGCGCAAGCACGGTGCGCGTGAACAACAGCAGCGTGGCGAACGTGCGCTGCTGGGCGGTGAATGAACTGGACGCCCAGGTGCGCAGCGTTGGCGACGTGTTCTACAAAGGCGATCCCGCCAGCATCCAGAGCGTGATCACGGGAAGCGGGAGACTGATCGCCGAGTAG
- a CDS encoding patatin-like phospholipase family protein, with amino-acid sequence MQRAPFVLSGGGARGFAHLGVLEACAEAGITPSAISGTSAGALLGAFIAGGLAPEAVLELIHAQVPEVFNRWRILRGDRLSQQRMRDFLEAYLPAKRFEQLGIPFFVSATDFTTGRQRFFSSGDLVPPLLAASAVPMIFPAVEINSVSYVDGGLSNNLPIEPFDDRREQVIAVYVNPLSPLDGRIGFWETFDRTVHLSFREMVARSAQGCRLLIEPPDLAAFSAFDLHDADLIRAIGFAHAKQVLTHAK; translated from the coding sequence ATGCAACGCGCTCCCTTCGTGCTCTCCGGCGGCGGGGCCCGCGGCTTCGCGCATCTGGGCGTGCTGGAGGCATGTGCCGAAGCGGGCATCACACCTTCAGCCATCAGCGGCACCAGCGCGGGAGCGCTGCTGGGAGCCTTCATTGCCGGCGGCTTGGCACCCGAGGCCGTGCTCGAACTGATCCACGCTCAGGTGCCGGAGGTCTTCAATCGCTGGCGCATCCTGCGCGGCGACCGGCTCTCGCAGCAGCGCATGCGCGATTTCCTCGAGGCCTACCTGCCCGCGAAGCGATTCGAGCAGCTCGGCATTCCCTTCTTCGTGAGCGCCACCGATTTCACCACCGGCCGACAGCGCTTCTTCTCCAGCGGCGATCTGGTGCCTCCGTTGTTGGCCGCCAGCGCAGTGCCCATGATCTTCCCAGCCGTGGAGATCAACAGCGTTTCTTATGTGGACGGCGGCCTCAGCAACAACCTGCCCATCGAGCCCTTCGACGATCGACGGGAGCAGGTGATCGCTGTGTACGTGAACCCGTTGTCGCCGCTCGATGGCCGCATCGGCTTCTGGGAAACGTTCGACCGCACGGTGCACCTCAGTTTCCGCGAAATGGTGGCGCGATCGGCGCAAGGATGCCGATTGCTCATCGAGCCGCCCGACCTCGCCGCCTTCAGCGCCTTCGACCTGCATGATGCCGATTTGATCCGCGCCATCGGCTTCGCGCACGCCAAGCAGGTGCTCACCCACGCGAAGTGA
- a CDS encoding T9SS type A sorting domain-containing protein, whose amino-acid sequence MVRFSASFFFLLIGAVAAAQCPNNNTLTGAAVTPSCPGTTNVPCVQGGQYALINVVTGNTYTFSTCGASFDTQITLYNNAGGGSLGYNDDFCGLQSTVTWTAGFTGQLRVLVDLYNCATNATCAPLAITCATPPAGDCVYTLTLFDSFSDGWGTSNVGVSINGGPFQYYTVPFGSPSVSVQFGVNIGGTVVLTYNASGAWQTDNSYILTLGGSTLFNSGTPPAAGTTYAGTVTCVPPPPPQEDCLGAMTICSNVSIGNNTTNTGNVADINPTNSGCLDVTEFQGTWYVFSPSASGNLGFSINPIGPDDYDWAVWGPYPPGTTPGTLCPPSGPPIRCAASSGPATFASTGSYATGMGHATFSPPQFASTAVSYGIPSTFDDCPLVAPQRCGWVPGMQVVIGQVYLMYISNWSQSSTGFSLDWILQNGASLDCTVLPVELLSFDAHSEGTGVNLEWRAASESGTAYFSVERSSDGRSFEAIGHMQAAGSSAQAIAYRLVDEHPVQGVNYYRLHQVDEDGTAAYSGTRAVHIASFASAVRLVPNPGSSMVQVLLNGAEAGGLFELRDATGRLVMQRLIMDARVEFDASALPSGVYGYLVLAPNAEAVARGAWVRD is encoded by the coding sequence ATGGTGAGATTCTCCGCTTCCTTCTTCTTCCTGTTGATCGGTGCTGTTGCGGCAGCGCAATGCCCGAACAACAACACGCTCACCGGTGCGGCGGTAACACCCAGTTGCCCCGGCACCACCAATGTGCCGTGCGTGCAGGGCGGTCAGTACGCGCTGATCAATGTGGTGACAGGCAACACATACACCTTCAGCACCTGCGGGGCTTCCTTCGATACGCAGATCACCTTGTACAACAACGCCGGCGGCGGCTCGCTCGGCTACAACGATGACTTCTGCGGGCTGCAATCAACGGTGACCTGGACAGCGGGCTTCACCGGGCAGCTCCGTGTGCTGGTGGATCTGTACAACTGCGCCACCAATGCCACGTGCGCGCCGCTCGCGATCACCTGTGCCACGCCGCCTGCGGGCGATTGCGTGTACACCCTCACGCTCTTCGACAGCTTTAGCGACGGCTGGGGCACCTCGAATGTGGGCGTGAGCATCAACGGCGGTCCGTTCCAGTACTACACGGTTCCCTTTGGATCGCCTTCCGTATCCGTGCAGTTCGGCGTGAACATCGGCGGCACGGTGGTGCTCACCTACAACGCGTCGGGCGCGTGGCAGACGGACAACTCGTACATCCTCACGCTCGGCGGCTCCACGCTGTTCAATTCCGGCACCCCACCGGCCGCTGGAACCACCTATGCCGGCACGGTGACCTGCGTGCCGCCGCCGCCACCGCAAGAGGATTGCCTCGGCGCCATGACCATCTGCAGCAACGTGTCCATCGGCAACAACACCACCAACACCGGCAATGTGGCCGACATCAATCCTACGAACTCCGGCTGCCTCGACGTGACCGAGTTCCAAGGCACCTGGTACGTGTTCTCGCCCAGCGCCTCGGGCAACCTCGGCTTCTCCATCAACCCGATCGGACCGGATGATTACGATTGGGCGGTGTGGGGGCCTTATCCCCCAGGCACCACGCCCGGCACACTCTGCCCGCCCAGCGGCCCGCCGATCCGGTGCGCCGCGTCGAGCGGTCCGGCCACTTTCGCGAGCACGGGCAGCTACGCCACCGGCATGGGCCACGCAACATTCTCGCCCCCGCAATTCGCGAGCACGGCGGTTTCCTATGGGATCCCCTCCACGTTCGATGACTGCCCGTTGGTCGCGCCGCAACGCTGCGGATGGGTCCCCGGCATGCAGGTCGTGATCGGACAGGTCTACCTCATGTACATCAGCAACTGGAGCCAGAGCAGCACGGGCTTCAGCCTGGATTGGATCCTGCAGAACGGCGCCTCGCTCGATTGCACGGTCCTTCCTGTGGAGTTGCTGAGCTTCGATGCCCACAGCGAAGGCACAGGCGTCAACCTGGAATGGCGCGCCGCGAGTGAATCGGGAACGGCATACTTCAGCGTGGAGCGTTCAAGCGATGGACGGTCCTTCGAGGCCATCGGGCATATGCAGGCCGCCGGCAGCAGTGCGCAGGCGATTGCCTATCGGCTCGTCGATGAGCATCCCGTGCAGGGCGTGAATTATTACCGCTTGCATCAAGTCGATGAGGATGGAACGGCTGCCTACTCCGGCACCCGTGCCGTGCACATCGCATCCTTCGCCAGCGCGGTCCGCTTGGTGCCGAATCCGGGATCGTCGATGGTGCAGGTGCTGCTGAATGGCGCTGAGGCGGGCGGCCTCTTCGAGCTGCGCGATGCCACCGGGCGCTTGGTGATGCAGCGGCTGATCATGGATGCACGCGTGGAATTCGATGCCAGTGCACTTCCGTCCGGAGTGTACGGCTACCTGGTGCTCGCGCCGAATGCCGAGGCCGTTGCGCGTGGGGCCTGGGTGCGCGACTGA
- a CDS encoding NAD-dependent epimerase/dehydratase family protein: protein MRVIITGATGYVGEGVLLECLVHPAVEQVLVVGRKSCGRQHPKLKELLVMDFFSLDAAVDQLRGYDGCFYCAGVSSVGKNEADFTRLTYDTTLAFAKAMVSASPQAIFIYVSGAGTDSSEKGRLMWARVKGRTENELGRLGFKANYNFRPGIMTVTPGMRNPKWWMRALVPVFAVLMPWATCSMKAVGLAMINAVRKGYPKSTIEVKDIKVLAKT from the coding sequence ATGAGGGTCATCATCACCGGCGCGACCGGTTATGTGGGCGAAGGCGTGCTGCTCGAATGCCTCGTGCATCCTGCCGTCGAACAGGTGCTCGTCGTCGGACGGAAGAGCTGCGGCCGCCAGCATCCGAAACTCAAGGAGCTCTTGGTGATGGACTTCTTCTCGCTCGATGCAGCCGTGGACCAACTGCGCGGATACGATGGCTGCTTCTATTGCGCGGGCGTGAGCTCTGTGGGCAAGAACGAAGCGGACTTCACCCGCCTCACCTACGATACGACGCTCGCCTTCGCGAAGGCCATGGTCAGCGCTTCGCCGCAGGCCATCTTCATCTACGTCTCCGGCGCTGGCACCGATAGCAGCGAGAAGGGCCGTTTGATGTGGGCGCGGGTGAAGGGGCGCACGGAGAACGAACTGGGGCGCTTGGGCTTCAAGGCGAACTACAACTTCCGGCCGGGCATCATGACAGTGACGCCGGGCATGCGTAACCCCAAATGGTGGATGCGCGCGCTGGTGCCGGTTTTCGCTGTGCTCATGCCCTGGGCCACTTGCAGCATGAAGGCGGTGGGCCTGGCGATGATCAACGCGGTGCGGAAGGGATATCCCAAGTCGACCATCGAGGTGAAGGACATCAAGGTGCTTGCGAAGACGTAG
- a CDS encoding acyloxyacyl hydrolase yields the protein MRTVVLPLLVLSATACAQQPWSIGARGHYGFLWAHRPASWILVEGHAGATELFVERQVEGDRAWHRSYGMPRYGVLAVHTRMANPERIGDAISLMPYLSFPLAQGERLSFGLRVGWGVGYIAKPFDRLENTRQIAIGSRINGSLQLMPELRYDARRLGLHLGLSLDHWSNGSARQPNLGLNFLSLALGASYALGHAPPQRAVPETRGFERERREFCVVGAFGMSESGRPLNGQYSVYVLSADASWRMGGKGALCAGIDAFNKGDLPTVLPGLEGRSRAELTQAGAHIGGSLLMGRGELLFHFGGYLFSPEPDDAPVYQRTGMRYRLGKHLLASVCLKTHFATADHWEFGIGYRWN from the coding sequence ATGCGAACGGTCGTCCTCCCGTTGCTGGTCCTATCGGCCACTGCCTGCGCCCAGCAGCCGTGGTCCATAGGCGCGCGCGGCCACTACGGCTTCTTGTGGGCGCACCGGCCGGCCAGCTGGATCCTCGTGGAGGGACATGCTGGTGCCACTGAGCTGTTCGTTGAACGGCAAGTGGAAGGCGACCGGGCCTGGCACCGGTCTTACGGTATGCCTCGGTACGGGGTGCTCGCCGTCCATACGCGCATGGCGAACCCGGAGCGCATCGGCGACGCCATCAGCCTGATGCCCTACCTCTCCTTCCCGCTGGCCCAGGGCGAACGCTTGAGCTTCGGCTTGCGCGTGGGATGGGGCGTGGGCTACATCGCCAAGCCCTTCGACCGGCTTGAGAACACGCGGCAGATCGCCATCGGCTCGCGGATCAACGGCTCCCTGCAGCTGATGCCCGAGCTGCGCTACGATGCGCGACGCCTTGGCCTGCACCTTGGCCTCAGCCTCGATCACTGGAGCAATGGCAGCGCGAGGCAGCCGAACCTCGGCCTCAACTTCCTCAGCCTCGCGCTCGGCGCATCATACGCATTGGGCCATGCGCCACCACAGCGCGCCGTGCCCGAGACGCGCGGGTTCGAGCGGGAGCGTCGCGAGTTCTGCGTGGTGGGCGCATTCGGAATGAGCGAGAGCGGCCGTCCGCTCAACGGACAGTACAGCGTGTACGTGCTCAGCGCCGACGCGAGCTGGCGCATGGGCGGCAAGGGCGCGCTGTGCGCAGGCATCGATGCCTTCAACAAGGGCGACTTGCCCACGGTGCTTCCCGGCCTTGAGGGAAGAAGCCGGGCGGAGCTCACCCAAGCGGGCGCGCACATCGGCGGCTCGCTGCTCATGGGCCGCGGCGAATTGCTCTTCCACTTCGGCGGCTACCTCTTCTCCCCAGAACCCGATGATGCGCCGGTGTACCAGCGCACGGGCATGCGGTACCGGCTGGGCAAGCACCTGCTCGCCAGCGTGTGCCTCAAGACGCACTTCGCCACCGCCGACCATTGGGAGTTCGGCATCGGATACCGATGGAATTGA